One Polypterus senegalus isolate Bchr_013 chromosome 10, ASM1683550v1, whole genome shotgun sequence DNA segment encodes these proteins:
- the LOC120537998 gene encoding otolin-1-like: MDILDPLDPEEKRVSRVCKEPLEGWDSLASMGRPGKTGLRGPAGQKGQTGDHGHEGPLGPKGSKGLQGERGHQGKFGPTGVPGKEVRKCE, from the exons ATGGACATCCTGGACCCACTGGACCCAGAGGAGAAAAGGGTATCAAG GGTGTGCAAGGAACCACTGGAGGGATGGGACTCCCTGGCCTCGATG ggtcGACCTGGAAAGACGGGACTCCGAGGCCCTGCTGGGCAGAAGGGCCAGACC GGCGACCACGGGCATGAAGGACCTTTGGGGCCAAAGGGGTCAAAAGGACTTCAGGGAGAAAGAGGACATCAAGGAAAGTTTGGACCCACTGGGGTGCCAGGAAAGGAGGTAAGAAAATGCGAGTAA